The sequence ACGATAGTTGTTCTCGGTAACCTCGAGCCATTTCACGCACTGTTCCTCCGTGATAGGTTGGCCATCACCGACCCATCGCATAGCCTCCGCGTCGCCGTATATGGCGAGCATGGGTGTCAGGTCGTCAGGTTCAAGGCGTCGACCAACTAGACGCTCGGTTTCGAAGATGATTTGAGACATGGCGACCGGTGCATTTGATGCGCTCTAACGCCGGAGTTTAGCTGCGAAGGCGCGAGCGTGATCTATGCCACCGGTCAGGGATGCTGCACACCTTCGTCAGCTGCAACGATTCATTAAACGATTCATTAGCTGATGCGGTCGGATTGAGGCAGCGTATACGTCAGCAGGGCAACGCGCGCGTCAGCTTACGAAAACATCCGCGGTTATCTCGGCCACGATGCGTCCTCCAGTGCTGGGTAGTAGTACATCAATGCGTCCAGCTAACGCTCCGGTTGCAGCGCTGTCCGCCGCAACCGGAGCGTTAGACCGTTCGATCTCAGGTAGTCGCCAATAGCAGTTCCTCTGAATTATTGGGCGGACGAAGGCCATCTGCCCAGCCCGTGAAGTAGCGTTGAGCAAGCGTAGCAGCCGATATAGGCTGGACTTCTCGAAAGCCGGGATCTCCGGTCAGCGCCAGCATCTCTGACGGCGTGAAGAAGCTGATGAAGCGCGCACCGTTGGCTTGTGCCTCCATTGCCGCTTGCTTGACGCCGGGACGGACCTCGCAGCCGTCCGGCGTCTAGAGCTGCTAGCTTCAAGCCGACTTCGTCTTCGAACACGTGCGGCGCAAATCGATTTCTACATGCAACGCCCGCCAAAAGCAACCCGCACGGCTGTGTTGTCTGGCACCACCACTTGCTGGTCATGCATGAAGTTCTCTCTATCTGGTGGTTTTTGGCTGCTGTCGGTCTAACGGCTTAAATCCGCGTCAGTAAGTAATCTTGAACTCAGCAGCAGCTTGATTCCGTTCGTTGCCTCGCGATGGTCATGCAGCGATCGCGCACGAACTTAGTCCCCATAGTCTATTTTGTGGGACGCGATATGTGTAGAATCTCACCGACTTCAGCAAAGCCTGCACGAGCGTAAATCCTTTTCTCTGCTTCCTGTGCAGCCATCAGAAAAGGTAAAGAGACACCCGCAGCAAAAGCTTCCTGCACCAATCGGGTTGTCAGCGACCCTGCCACACCCCGACGACGGAAAGCAGCACGTACCCCGATCGCTGCAATCTCTGTCGTTTGGTGACTGGGTACAGTACACACGCCCGCGCCTACAGGTTCACCCGTTGCCATAATTCGGGCTAAAACAGCGATTCCACCTGCTTCGAGGCTGTTTCGGAGTCGGGCCATCGAGGCAGAGTCGGGCGGAGGAGCGCCGTAAGCTTCGTTCTGAACCGAGACTGTGGCAAGCAGATCGGCATCAGAAACTGGCAAAATCAATTCGATCCCTGGGGGAACTGGAAGACTTTGCGCCGATTCAGGAGTGCAGGTCATGAGCGGCAGATGTCCTTCAACGCAAAAGCCTGCATCAATCAACACTGGTTTAACAGCAGGCGCTAACTGCGGGATATATTCTAAACGCGGCTTCCGCGATCGCTTTTCGTAGGCAGCGATGAGAGCAGCCACATCGGCGCGTGATGGTGTGGCATTGTCATCGGGAATAGCATAGTTGAGGAAAGGAGTATCGTTGGAACGAGAGAAGGTAGCGAGAAATGAACCAATTTGTTCTGTATCGCGTTGATGGCTGGTTGCGACACGCAAATATGACTGAATAGTTTCGATCAGCATTCAATTATTTCACTAGTTCCCTAATTTTACGAACAGTTCGCCAGTTGCGAGTGGTTACAGCAACTCCAAGCGTCTTCTCAACTTTCATTGCAAGTGTGGATCGACCAACTCCTTCAGATGCATAGAGATAAAACACCTTGTCAATCAGCCTAAACTACTCACTATCTTTCTTCACCCTGTCCAGAGCTTTCAAATCAGGATTCTCTGGCAACGATGATAGGAAAAAGCAATGTAGTGCGTTCGGTTCGGCTTCAATCTCTACGAAAGGGTTCGCTGCGATCGCGCTCTGTAGCTCATCTACATCGAGGATCAAGACTTGAATCGCAAAACCATAACGTTTCTCGATAGCAGCGCCTATTTTTTGTGAAAGTTCTACATTGTTTATTTTTTGCTTTGAAAAACAACGTTGCCACTTTGGATGTAGGTTCTAATTTTGCTCAAACCTAATTCCTCAAGCATTACCTCAGTGGTCATCGCTTCCAGTGCCAACCAACGCAATCTATCCCAGTCGTAAATATGTCCCTCAGAAGGTCAAAGTCTTTTTAGAGTTTCTAGAACAAATTATCGGGAAGATAGAGGGCGATCGCTTGGTATCGCCCTTGGCAAAATGAACGTTTCCTTTGAGGTGTACTTGGCACCAGTTGCCTATAGAATTTGAGCATCCATTCATTCCTACCATATCGCTTCACTTAGAGGAAATGATGAACGATTTGCAACACAGAATTGTGACACAATAATGGCATTCTCGCTAACTTAACGGTCGTGACCCAGCAAAAAGCGGCGATTAGCGCAGAGCGCAACTCCGTAGGGACTGATCTTTACCAATCGCTTGGCTTCCGCATCTATGAAACTGAGCAAGAGACATTCTCACGCATCTAGGCGTTTCTATGACGAACATCTAATGATGCTAAAACTCCTCGACCAACCCGTGTGATGTTCAGAATAATGCTCCTCCTGTCAGTCCAATTCGTTCAGGTTGACAATGTTAAGAATGTCAGACATATAGCCTCTTCATGAGTTGGGAATGGATAACTCGATCGACAGCCGGTTAACGATAGTGGCTGATCACCCTTTAGTGCTGTTGTGCTAAAAAGTCTGCTTCCCGCTTCACTAATTCCTCTGATGGTAAGTCTTCGGTATGGGTGGCGATATACCAGTGATTGCCAACTGGATCTTTTACAGCAGCGCTACACTCTCCGTAATACATGTCCGTTGGCTTCTGGAGGGAGGTTGCACCTGCCTGGAGCGAGCGCTCATAAACAACATCAGTGTCACCTACATATAGATGAATTGCTCCCGGCATCGGTGTCCACTCTCCCTTCGCCTCAGACATCTCCACCATCGAGTCACCAATTCTCACGGCTGCACGTCTGATAAAACCATCGGGTTGTTTCACGAAGAGAACTTCCTCAGCATCAAATGCTGTTTTGACAAACTCAAGCAGTTGATTTACTCCTTGAACAATGAGATAAGGAGTCACGCTATGAAATCCAGCCGGAATGAATTTAGTGTGCATGGCTGATTCCTCTCTTACGAAATCGATAAAACGTTTCGATCGTTCAGCTTACGTAGGCTTACCCTGATTGAGTTCTTGCTCAAGCTGCTCATCCCAAAAAGCAGCTTCTACCTTGTGTCCGTCTAAATCACGTACAAAGCAACCGTAATACAGCTCACTGTAGTCAGGTCTGCCACCGGGCGCACCTTCGTCTCTACCACCTGCTGCTAGTGCTGCTTCGTAGAAAGCATGAACGGCTGCTTTCGTAGGAGCGATAAAGCCGATATGCGAACCATTGCCAACAGTCGCGAGCTGTCCATCAAATGGGGTTCCCACCCAAAATTCAGGGTACTGTTTGCCATAGGCAATCGCGCCTGGATGTTCCATCAATCGCTTGCAGCCCAAAGGAGCTAATACAGCGTCGTAAAAAGCAACAGCCCGTTCAAAATCATTGGTGCCAATCGAGACATGTGAGAGAACGCTGGGATTATTGTCCATGTCCAAAGCCCCTATTTATTTGGATTGAAAGTTCTACTTTGATATCCGCAACAACTATCTAACCTTGTCAGCCAAATTAGCCTAATGAGGCGTACCAGGCTGCTAGTTCTTTAGATCGGGAGCAATGCAACGTCCCTGATTCGTCAAAACAGAATTGGGTTGCTCTGCCCCTTGTCAATGTAGCGGATCTGATGCCCATGCACATCAACAAAATGGGTTGTGAAGGAAAGTTCACTCAGTATTGCTGTTGCCATAGGGGTTGCACCTGAAATGATCGAAGCAATAATAGTACAGAAGTACTATACACTTAATCACCTGACTGGGTGATTTTGAACTCACCTCAGCAACGAGTGTCTTAAACATTTGTTTACAAATATCCATTCGGCCTTTCATAGATCGATCTACTGTCTATTAGTAAGTATTCACTCATTAGACGAAACAGGACTACGGTTTACGACAGGGGCACTCATCTCGATTGCCCGTTTTGCCAGAGATAGGCCAAGAGCTTATATCAAACTCTCTCGGCATAAGCAGCGTAGTCATTTAATTCCTGTCTCAAGAATTGTTCTTCAAACAGAACTTGCACCGTGAGAACGACAATTGGCACGGCCGCAAACAAGGTAGCTGCCTAGAATGCAAATCACAGCGGATAATAACCTCCGCTTCTCAGCCATAATTTGGCTTCATTCCAGTACAGAGGAATTGTTAGCCAGCACCTCTCACGCTTCAATTCCTTATACTGATTGCCTCCAAGCATGTGCTTCCAGCTGATACATTTCAAGCTCCGTTTTGTAATGTTGATTAGTGTGACCAGCCCAGTTCATTCCCAGCCTCTTTACGACACGCGCTGAGGAAATATCTTCTGGATGCATGATTGAGTAAACCACTGGTAGTTTCAGGCGATCGAAGCCATATTCAAGAACTGCCCTTGCTGCTTCTGTTGCGTATCCCTGTCCCCATGCTGTCTGTTTCAAATGCCATCCAATCTCATAGTCCTACGTCAGCTCCTCTCCTTCTCTTAATTGCATCAGCGCAATCATCCCAATCACTTCTTGAGTTTTTTGAGCGTGATTGCCCACTGTCCGCTGCCATCGTTGCGATTTGCAAAAATACTAACCCACCGTTCAAACAGCTTTTCTGCCTCTTCTATATTGCTACTTTGGCTGCTGACGCCTGGTTTCTTAACTGAGATGCCTTCTCGTTTTTCAGACGAAGGAGGGATACGCCCTGCTATCTTTGGCAGCATTCTTCTAGGGCTATTAGTGACGAAGGAGGGATACGCCCTGCTATCTTTGGCAGCATTCTTCTAGGGCTATTAGTCATGCTAATTTTCGTGCCGATCGGAGTAGGGGCGGCTTTATATCTTGAAGAATACGCACCCAAAGCTTGGTGGACCGATATTATTGAAGTTAATATTGCCAACTTGGCTGGAATCCCTTCGATCGTCTATGGGCTACTAGGGTTAGGCGTTTTCTATTATCTTTTAGGTTTTGGTCCATCATTGATTACCGGCGCATTAACCTTATCTCTGCTGTCTTTACCCGTCATTATTGTGACTTCGAGAGAGGCAATTCGAGCTGTTCCTGATGCCCTGCGTGAAGCATCCTACGGCTTGGGAACAACTAAATGGCAAACGGTATGGAATCATGTTCACAGTTACATTACTCGTCCTGAGCCTGGTTTTGCCAACGCTGCTGCCGCAACCATCATTGTCTTATTGTTTGTCATTCTGGTTCTCAATGGGATAGCAATCTACCTGCGAAATCGCTTCTCACTGCTGAAATAAAACATCTGCTTTTTACCTCTACTTAAGCGAGTTCGTTGGTAGAACTTGTATTGCACAAATAGTTTGCTTACACGTGCCTCTACGACCTCTAACTATTCATCCAACTGTAACGCAACACTAGGAACTATACGTATGCGATCGAACAATGCAGCTGTGGACACGCTCAACACAACAACTTTTGCAGTTAGAGGTGTCAAGGTTTACTACGGTGACTTTATGGCACTTCAGGAAGTCAATGTGGAAATTCCTGAACGAAAGATCATTGCTTTTATTGGACCTTCGGGCTGTGGTAAAAGCACCCTACTGCGCTGCTTTAACCGGATGAATGATCTCATTCCTAGAGCCAGGGTTGAGGGTAAGATCAACTACCAGGGCAAAAACATCTATGACCCCAAAATCAATCCAGTAAAAGTCCGACGGCAAGTTGGGATGGTATTCCAACGACCCAATCCTTTTCCTAAGTCAATCTACGAAAATATTGCCTTTGGTCCACGAGCCAACGGTTACAAAGGGAATATGGACGAATTGGTGGAGCAATCGCTGCGGCGGGCTGCACTTTGGGATGAGGTGAAAGACAAGCTGAAAGCAAAAGGGACAGATTTATCGGGAGGGCAGCAACAACGGCTTTGCATCGCCCAAGCAATTGCTATGAAGCCAGATGTGATCTTGATGGATGAACCTGCATCGGCTCTCGATCCAATTTCAACAAAGCAGGTTGAAGAGCTTTGTATGGAACTGAAGGGGCAATACACCATCATCATCGTGACCCACAATATGCAGCAAGCATCGCGAATCTCAAATTTGACCGCATTTTTTAATACGGAGACAGATTCTAGCGGCAAGCGGCGGGGAAGATTGGTTGAGTTCAGTCCTACCGAACAGATCTTTAATTCTCCAAAGACTGAGGAAGCTCAGGAGTATATCAGCGGGCGTTTTGGTTAAGGCAGATAAGGAAACAAAATGAGCCAGCCAAACCATTCAACCAATAGTAGTCCTGCTGTCACTAATCATGTAGCGCCAGCAGAATCTTCCAAGACTCAACAAGCGGCAGCGAAGGCAACAACTGAATCTGCCGAGGAGATGGCACCTGAAAAAATCGTAGTAGAGAAGTCGCCCCCTAAACCAGACTATCCTCGCTACCGAGTCCATCCTGGGCAGCCCATTCCTTAGCTCATCTTGATCCAAATGCTTCCGAAGACTGAGGCAATGCATCCGCAATATCCACCAGCAGAAGTAGGCTTAGAAAATATTGTGGTTCCAGATTAAGACCCTCATACCTTATCAACTTAGTGCATAGGACGATGTATTGGATTACGCAAGTTCAAACTTATATTTTCAAAGCTTTACAGACGATTAGACGGTGGGGTAAACAGCTCACGGGAACTTGGTTCAACCAACGTTCACTGTGGAGTTCTGTCTGTCTATTTCTGATAGGAATTAGCTTAAGCGTAACGATCGCTGCCTGCGAAAGCAGCTCTGCTACCAAACTAGATGTCGAGCTAAAGTTAGTCTCCTACTCAGTGACGAAAGCCGCTCACGATCGGATTATTCCAAAATTTGTTGAAAAGTGGAAGAACGAACATCACCAAAATGTCAGCTTCGTGCAGAGCTATGGGGGTCTGGTTCTCAAGCTCAGGCTGTCATCGAAAACTCGCAAGAAGCAGATATAGTACACCTGGCACTCGCTCTAGATATCAATAAAATTCAGCAAGCCGGGTTGATTAAACCGGGTTGGGAAAAAAAGCTCCCAAAAATGGAGTTGTGACTCAATCGGTGGCTGCTATTGTCACACGTCCTGGCAATCCTAAAGGCATTAAGACTTGGGCA comes from Leptolyngbya sp. FACHB-261 and encodes:
- a CDS encoding PstA family ABC transporter permease, with amino-acid sequence MLIFVPIGVGAALYLEEYAPKAWWTDIIEVNIANLAGIPSIVYGLLGLGVFYYLLGFGPSLITGALTLSLLSLPVIIVTSREAIRAVPDALREASYGLGTTKWQTVWNHVHSYITRPEPGFANAAAATIIVLLFVILVLNGIAIYLRNRFSLLK
- a CDS encoding VOC family protein, which produces MDNNPSVLSHVSIGTNDFERAVAFYDAVLAPLGCKRLMEHPGAIAYGKQYPEFWVGTPFDGQLATVGNGSHIGFIAPTKAAVHAFYEAALAAGGRDEGAPGGRPDYSELYYGCFVRDLDGHKVEAAFWDEQLEQELNQGKPT
- a CDS encoding VOC family protein, with product MHTKFIPAGFHSVTPYLIVQGVNQLLEFVKTAFDAEEVLFVKQPDGFIRRAAVRIGDSMVEMSEAKGEWTPMPGAIHLYVGDTDVVYERSLQAGATSLQKPTDMYYGECSAAVKDPVGNHWYIATHTEDLPSEELVKREADFLAQQH
- the pstB gene encoding phosphate ABC transporter ATP-binding protein PstB translates to MRSNNAAVDTLNTTTFAVRGVKVYYGDFMALQEVNVEIPERKIIAFIGPSGCGKSTLLRCFNRMNDLIPRARVEGKINYQGKNIYDPKINPVKVRRQVGMVFQRPNPFPKSIYENIAFGPRANGYKGNMDELVEQSLRRAALWDEVKDKLKAKGTDLSGGQQQRLCIAQAIAMKPDVILMDEPASALDPISTKQVEELCMELKGQYTIIIVTHNMQQASRISNLTAFFNTETDSSGKRRGRLVEFSPTEQIFNSPKTEEAQEYISGRFG
- a CDS encoding GNAT family N-acetyltransferase — its product is MLIETIQSYLRVATSHQRDTEQIGSFLATFSRSNDTPFLNYAIPDDNATPSRADVAALIAAYEKRSRKPRLEYIPQLAPAVKPVLIDAGFCVEGHLPLMTCTPESAQSLPVPPGIELILPVSDADLLATVSVQNEAYGAPPPDSASMARLRNSLEAGGIAVLARIMATGEPVGAGVCTVPSHQTTEIAAIGVRAAFRRRGVAGSLTTRLVQEAFAAGVSLPFLMAAQEAEKRIYARAGFAEVGEILHISRPTK
- a CDS encoding GNAT family N-acetyltransferase, with product MGWHLKQTAWGQGYATEAARAVLEYGFDRLKLPVVYSIMHPEDISSARVVKRLGMNWAGHTNQHYKTELEMYQLEAHAWRQSV